From Permianibacter aggregans, a single genomic window includes:
- a CDS encoding ABC transporter permease yields the protein MYSFLESFRLAFNSIRAHAMRSVLTTLGILIGVAATIGVVAIGQGMSHAIGSQFEGLGAQNVTIRAETSRMDQLQGKINRLTLTDYELLKSRLSGVSNITPVLFVGNAFGQARYKNNETVTQVFGTTSAYQDVNNSYPQEGRFLTISDDRANRKICVIGSKLIEDLKLPTDPIGDYLEIGSEWFKIVGVMESRGEIFGFSQDNYIMIPVGAAAALNGWSQNQNVQISMTIDDLAKFEEVKAYARLLLRQSHGLKAGDADTFKIETAQQIGDTFEQIMNTLTVVMSGIVGISLLVGGIGIMNIMLVSVTERTREIGICKAVGAKRHHILLQFLIEAVVLSLFGGLLGVGFGYLIGFAIASAFPVFPDALVPWWAVTLALGFSIMVGVVFGIAPAAKAARLDPIEALRHE from the coding sequence ATGTACAGTTTTCTGGAAAGTTTTCGACTGGCATTCAACAGCATTCGCGCCCATGCGATGCGCAGCGTGTTGACGACGCTCGGTATTTTGATTGGTGTCGCCGCGACGATTGGTGTCGTCGCCATCGGTCAGGGCATGAGTCACGCCATTGGTTCGCAGTTCGAAGGGCTTGGTGCCCAAAACGTCACGATTCGTGCCGAAACCTCGCGAATGGATCAGTTGCAGGGCAAAATCAACCGCCTGACCTTGACCGATTATGAGTTGCTGAAAAGTCGCCTTTCCGGTGTCAGCAATATCACGCCGGTATTGTTTGTCGGCAATGCTTTTGGTCAGGCCCGTTACAAGAACAACGAAACCGTTACCCAGGTTTTTGGTACCACCTCGGCCTATCAGGATGTCAACAACAGCTATCCGCAGGAAGGCCGGTTTCTGACCATTTCTGATGATCGCGCCAATCGCAAAATCTGTGTCATTGGTAGCAAGTTGATTGAGGATCTGAAACTGCCGACCGATCCGATTGGTGACTACCTGGAAATCGGTTCGGAATGGTTCAAGATTGTTGGCGTCATGGAGTCGCGTGGGGAAATTTTTGGTTTCTCGCAAGACAACTACATCATGATCCCGGTCGGCGCGGCCGCAGCGCTGAATGGCTGGTCGCAAAACCAGAATGTGCAGATCAGCATGACCATTGACGATCTGGCCAAGTTCGAAGAAGTGAAGGCCTATGCCCGATTGTTGCTGCGTCAGTCACATGGACTGAAAGCCGGCGATGCCGACACGTTCAAAATCGAAACCGCGCAACAAATCGGCGACACCTTCGAGCAGATCATGAACACCTTGACGGTGGTCATGAGTGGTATTGTGGGGATTTCGCTGTTGGTCGGCGGTATCGGCATCATGAACATCATGTTGGTGTCGGTCACCGAACGGACGCGTGAAATTGGCATCTGCAAAGCCGTTGGTGCCAAGCGTCACCACATCCTGCTGCAGTTTCTGATCGAGGCGGTGGTACTGTCGCTGTTCGGTGGTTTGCTCGGGGTCGGCTTTGGTTATTTGATTGGCTTTGCCATTGCCAGCGCGTTCCCGGTTTTTCCTGATGCGTTGGTACCGTGGTGGGCGGTAACGCTGGCACTCGGGTTTTCGATCATGGTTGGTGTTGTGTTCGGTATTGCACCAGCCGCGAAAGCCGCCCGACTTGATCCGATAGAAGCACTTCGTCACGAATAG
- a CDS encoding Yip1 family protein, with product MQAISHLWGILLEPQSSWAALKEKTHWWLPLVAVLVFGVLMNWLYYQSVDSEWLVQQMVAANESLTPEQRHQQQQVLTGDMMMYGAIGGTLIGMPIILAIFALYYFLVGKIVGTEQSFGQWYGFVCWTMIPVLVSFLISILLIVVSDDGQISVDVMQPTSINYLLTNFPMGHPWQGIASQVSLLMLWQLFIGIVGYKVWTERSTATSTIIVILPTVLIYGIWALVVAL from the coding sequence ATGCAGGCGATTTCTCATCTTTGGGGCATTTTGCTGGAGCCGCAGTCGAGCTGGGCAGCGTTGAAAGAAAAAACACATTGGTGGCTGCCGCTTGTGGCGGTACTGGTCTTCGGTGTGTTGATGAACTGGCTTTATTATCAGAGCGTCGACAGCGAGTGGTTGGTGCAACAGATGGTTGCCGCCAATGAGTCGCTGACCCCGGAACAGCGTCATCAACAACAGCAAGTGTTAACCGGCGATATGATGATGTACGGCGCCATTGGCGGTACGCTCATCGGTATGCCAATCATATTAGCGATTTTTGCGCTCTATTATTTTCTGGTCGGTAAAATTGTTGGCACCGAGCAAAGTTTCGGCCAATGGTATGGTTTTGTGTGTTGGACGATGATTCCAGTATTGGTCTCGTTTTTGATTTCCATTTTGCTGATTGTAGTCAGCGACGATGGCCAAATCAGCGTTGACGTCATGCAACCGACCTCGATCAACTATTTGCTGACCAATTTCCCGATGGGCCATCCATGGCAGGGCATCGCCAGTCAGGTTTCGCTGCTGATGCTATGGCAACTCTTTATCGGTATTGTCGGTTACAAGGTCTGGACAGAGCGTTCAACCGCTACCTCAACCATCATTGTTATTTTGCCCACCGTTTTGATCTACGGCATTTGGGCCTTGGTTGTGGCGCTGTGA
- a CDS encoding ABC transporter ATP-binding protein, translating into MIALENLYKTYKMGDQTVHALQDISLQIDKNEYVAFIGASGSGKSTMMNILGCLDRPTSGNYRLNGTDVSGMSQDALADVRNKEIGFIFQSFHLLPRASALDNVLLPLIYRDKRVPNRQELAKKALEMVGLAERMDHKPNQLSGGQRQRVAIARALISEPSILLADEPTGNLDSQTTLEILALFDQLHERGHTVIMVTHEADVAARCHRVIRLQDGKVQSDIRSREAA; encoded by the coding sequence ATGATCGCGCTGGAAAATCTGTATAAAACCTACAAGATGGGTGACCAGACCGTGCATGCGTTGCAGGACATCAGCCTGCAGATCGACAAGAACGAGTACGTGGCGTTCATCGGCGCTTCCGGTTCCGGAAAATCGACAATGATGAACATTCTCGGTTGCCTGGATCGACCAACGTCCGGAAATTATCGTTTGAATGGCACCGATGTCAGCGGTATGAGTCAGGATGCACTGGCGGATGTGCGCAACAAGGAAATCGGCTTTATCTTTCAGAGCTTTCACTTGTTGCCGCGCGCCAGCGCACTCGACAATGTGCTGCTGCCATTGATTTATCGTGACAAGCGCGTGCCGAATCGTCAGGAGCTGGCGAAAAAAGCCTTGGAAATGGTGGGACTTGCTGAACGCATGGATCACAAGCCGAATCAACTTTCCGGCGGCCAGCGACAACGTGTGGCGATTGCTCGTGCCCTGATCAGCGAGCCATCGATTCTGCTCGCCGATGAACCAACCGGTAACCTCGATTCGCAAACGACGCTGGAAATTCTCGCGCTGTTCGATCAGCTGCACGAACGCGGTCATACCGTGATCATGGTCACCCATGAAGCTGATGTCGCCGCGCGCTGTCATCGCGTCATTCGCTTGCAGGATGGCAAGGTGCAAAGTGATATCCGTTCCCGGGAGGCTGCCTGA
- a CDS encoding amidohydrolase family protein: MRIWVTAGLLAFGVGQASAAEDAKWDVNNPPGPKATVQLDTNAGTWMTVDVSPDGKHIVFDLLGDLYLLPIDGGEAKALTDSMAWEMQARFSPDGKTIAYMSDAGGGDNVWTMNVDGSNAKAVSNEDFRLLNNPFWHPNGEYIAARKHYTGTRSLGSGEIWLYHVAGGKGVQLNEKPNWQKDLGEPAISPDGKYLYYSRDTTPGSRFEYNKNAREQIFEIFRQNLETGESERFVSGAGGAVRPTPSPDGKYLAFVRRLRNQSTLYLKDLQTGREFPVWDQLERDMQEAWSVHGVYPGFDWMPDSKEIVVWAKGNIWRVNPFTSNAKVIPFQVKDTREVREAVRFAVDVAPEQFDVNMLRWVNVSPKGDKVIYSAMGHLYVKSLPDGEPKRLTKADDRFEFFPQFSRDGKQIVFVAWDDKNMGSVRVISANGGREKVLTKTPGKYLEPTFSPDGKTVVFVKDKGGYLVSPWHALETGVFAVEVDGKTVPRKIAERGSKPQFAAESDYVYLTETGVNNEVDWYSKLVRHKLDGSEKLDIAKSEFASEFALSPDGKWLAFAERFHTFVTPMPTVGKTISIGPKMDSLPVKQLDVNAGEYLHWSGNSERVHFALGDQLFTRELKNAFSFIAGAPAELPKPSEDGVAIGFKAKASKPSSVYAITGAKIITMNGDEVIDNGIIIVQGNRITAIGKNGELDAPREAQVIDASGKTIIPGLVDAHWHGGMGEEEIIPQQSWVNYASLAFGVTTIHDPSNDTSEIFTASEMQKAGKIVGPRIYSTGTILYGAKAPFTAPISNYEDALSHLKRMQAVGAISVKSYNQPRREQRQQVLEAARHTGLMVVPEGGSLFQHNMNMIIDGHTGVEHAIPVANAYDDVVQLWSQTKVGYTPTFAVGYGGLDGEHYWYARTEVWKHPILSKYVPRTILESRAVRRETAPEEDFNIINVARTATKLARAGVRVNIGAHGQREGLAAHWEMWTMALGGATPMEALRIATINPAHYLGMDKDIGSLEVGKLADLVIIDGDVLADIRHSDKVEQVMINGRLYDSATMNEIGATPKKRQPFFFEGADNLGVPVTVKTHSVSHGH, from the coding sequence ATGAGAATCTGGGTAACAGCGGGCCTTCTGGCCTTCGGCGTTGGTCAGGCCAGCGCGGCAGAGGACGCCAAATGGGATGTCAACAATCCACCGGGCCCGAAAGCGACCGTGCAACTGGATACCAACGCCGGTACCTGGATGACTGTCGATGTCAGTCCGGATGGCAAGCACATCGTCTTTGATTTGCTCGGAGATTTGTATCTGCTGCCGATTGATGGCGGCGAAGCGAAAGCGTTGACTGATTCGATGGCCTGGGAAATGCAGGCACGTTTTTCACCGGATGGTAAAACCATAGCCTACATGAGCGATGCCGGTGGCGGCGACAATGTCTGGACGATGAATGTCGATGGCAGTAACGCCAAAGCCGTCAGCAACGAAGATTTTCGGCTGTTGAATAATCCGTTCTGGCATCCGAATGGCGAATACATCGCCGCGCGTAAACATTACACCGGCACCCGCAGCCTCGGTTCCGGCGAGATCTGGCTGTATCACGTTGCCGGTGGCAAAGGGGTGCAACTCAATGAGAAACCAAACTGGCAGAAAGATTTGGGTGAGCCGGCGATTTCGCCCGATGGCAAATATCTGTACTACTCACGCGACACCACGCCGGGCAGCCGTTTCGAATACAACAAAAATGCCCGTGAACAGATTTTCGAAATTTTCCGCCAGAATCTGGAAACCGGCGAAAGCGAGCGCTTTGTTTCTGGCGCCGGTGGCGCGGTGCGACCAACACCTTCGCCGGACGGCAAATATCTGGCATTTGTCCGTCGCTTGCGCAATCAAAGCACGCTGTACTTGAAGGATTTGCAAACTGGCCGCGAATTCCCGGTTTGGGATCAACTTGAACGCGATATGCAAGAAGCCTGGTCGGTGCATGGTGTTTATCCGGGCTTCGACTGGATGCCGGATAGCAAAGAGATTGTCGTTTGGGCCAAGGGCAATATCTGGCGCGTCAATCCATTCACCAGCAATGCCAAGGTCATTCCGTTCCAGGTGAAAGACACGCGTGAAGTGCGTGAAGCGGTGCGTTTCGCGGTTGATGTCGCGCCCGAACAGTTCGATGTCAACATGCTGCGCTGGGTCAACGTCTCACCGAAAGGTGACAAGGTGATCTATTCGGCGATGGGGCATCTGTATGTCAAATCATTGCCGGATGGTGAACCAAAGCGCCTGACCAAGGCCGATGATCGCTTCGAGTTTTTTCCGCAGTTCTCGCGTGACGGCAAACAGATCGTGTTTGTCGCCTGGGACGACAAGAACATGGGTAGCGTGCGCGTCATCTCGGCCAACGGCGGCCGGGAAAAAGTGCTGACCAAGACACCGGGCAAATACCTGGAGCCGACGTTCTCGCCGGATGGCAAGACCGTGGTGTTCGTCAAGGATAAAGGCGGTTATCTGGTGTCGCCATGGCATGCGCTGGAAACCGGCGTGTTCGCCGTTGAGGTCGATGGCAAAACCGTTCCACGCAAAATTGCTGAGCGCGGCAGCAAACCGCAGTTCGCCGCAGAAAGCGATTACGTTTACCTGACCGAAACCGGCGTCAACAATGAAGTCGATTGGTACAGCAAGCTGGTGCGTCACAAACTCGATGGCAGCGAAAAACTGGATATCGCGAAGAGCGAATTCGCCAGCGAGTTCGCCTTGTCGCCGGATGGCAAATGGCTGGCCTTCGCTGAGCGCTTCCATACCTTTGTGACGCCGATGCCGACGGTAGGCAAAACCATTTCGATTGGTCCGAAAATGGATTCGCTGCCGGTCAAGCAGCTCGACGTCAATGCCGGCGAATACCTGCATTGGTCTGGCAACAGTGAACGCGTGCATTTTGCGCTAGGTGATCAGCTGTTTACCCGCGAACTGAAAAATGCCTTCAGCTTTATCGCTGGCGCACCAGCGGAATTACCGAAGCCCAGTGAAGATGGCGTGGCGATCGGCTTCAAGGCCAAGGCCAGCAAACCGTCATCGGTTTACGCGATCACCGGCGCCAAGATCATCACGATGAATGGCGATGAAGTGATCGACAACGGCATTATCATCGTGCAAGGCAATCGCATCACTGCCATTGGCAAAAATGGCGAACTGGATGCACCGCGTGAGGCGCAGGTGATCGATGCCAGCGGTAAAACCATCATTCCTGGTCTCGTTGATGCCCATTGGCATGGCGGTATGGGTGAGGAGGAAATCATTCCGCAGCAATCGTGGGTGAACTATGCATCGCTGGCGTTCGGCGTCACGACGATTCACGACCCGTCGAACGATACCAGCGAGATTTTCACCGCCAGCGAAATGCAAAAAGCCGGGAAAATTGTCGGTCCGCGTATTTATTCAACCGGCACCATTCTGTACGGTGCGAAAGCACCGTTCACGGCTCCGATCAGCAACTATGAAGATGCGCTGTCTCATTTGAAGCGGATGCAGGCGGTGGGCGCCATCAGCGTCAAAAGCTATAACCAGCCGCGTCGCGAACAGCGTCAGCAAGTGCTGGAAGCCGCGCGTCACACCGGCTTGATGGTGGTGCCGGAAGGCGGCAGTTTGTTCCAGCACAACATGAACATGATCATCGACGGTCACACTGGCGTTGAACACGCGATACCGGTTGCCAATGCCTATGATGATGTCGTGCAGCTCTGGTCACAAACCAAAGTCGGCTACACGCCAACGTTTGCGGTTGGTTACGGTGGTTTGGATGGTGAGCATTATTGGTATGCCCGCACTGAAGTCTGGAAGCATCCAATTCTGAGCAAATATGTGCCGCGCACCATCCTGGAATCGCGTGCCGTGCGCCGCGAAACTGCACCGGAAGAAGATTTCAACATCATCAATGTAGCGCGCACCGCAACCAAACTGGCGCGTGCCGGGGTACGTGTCAATATCGGCGCCCATGGTCAGCGCGAGGGCCTCGCTGCCCACTGGGAAATGTGGACGATGGCACTCGGTGGTGCCACGCCGATGGAAGCGCTGCGCATCGCGACGATCAACCCGGCCCATTACTTGGGCATGGATAAGGACATCGGTTCACTGGAAGTCGGCAAACTCGCCGATCTGGTGATCATCGATGGCGATGTGCTGGCCGATATCCGCCACTCCGACAAGGTGGAGCAAGTCATGATCAATGGTCGCTTGTATGATTCGGCCACGATGAATGAAATCGGCGCGACACCGAAAAAGCGTCAGCCGTTCTTCTTCGAGGGCGCTGACAATTTGGGCGTGCCGGTAACGGTGAAAACTCATAGCGTCAGTCATGGGCATTAA
- a CDS encoding efflux RND transporter periplasmic adaptor subunit, with amino-acid sequence MKAKKWIAIAVVAAIVAIPVGKKMFGGKAGTEVEIETVGKQTIRSSILASGTLTYQQQVLLTSEVIGKVAEILVAEGDKVKAGQIVLKLDDQQFRAEVEQQQASRRQQQINIERQQVNLDNERRQFERTEKLHKQKLIDDTRMDDARHRLSLAEIELRQSRVSLQQAEALLRQAEQRLAKTVIRAPLAGTVIAIDIKIGETAVPSTQSFAGSQMMTIADVETMVLEANVDEADIGKLSPGLQADIFSAAYPDTKLTGVVDEIPLAPKRNVGAVAQNNALSRTYSVKLKLVDDGDLMLRPGMTCRTEIFNNTKGDTLAVPIQAVVSGSALEKQEDEDSRSTLKAEDTYAVWIDQDGRAQKRMVTLGVADDRYQEVLSGLQENDRVIVGPPASLRRLTEGVDIKEAEKKSKKADKKAEATS; translated from the coding sequence ATGAAAGCAAAAAAATGGATCGCGATCGCCGTGGTAGCGGCGATCGTGGCAATTCCGGTCGGCAAAAAAATGTTCGGCGGCAAAGCCGGTACCGAAGTGGAAATTGAAACTGTCGGCAAGCAGACGATTCGGTCATCGATTCTCGCTTCCGGTACGCTGACCTATCAACAACAAGTACTGCTGACTTCAGAAGTGATTGGCAAGGTCGCTGAAATTCTGGTTGCCGAAGGTGACAAGGTCAAAGCCGGTCAAATCGTGCTGAAGCTGGATGATCAGCAATTTCGTGCCGAAGTGGAACAACAGCAGGCCAGTCGTCGGCAACAACAAATCAATATCGAACGCCAGCAGGTCAACCTCGACAATGAGCGCCGCCAGTTTGAGCGTACCGAAAAACTGCACAAACAAAAGCTGATCGACGACACGCGCATGGACGATGCCCGTCATCGTTTGTCGCTGGCCGAGATCGAGTTGCGTCAAAGCCGGGTCAGCTTGCAGCAGGCCGAGGCGTTACTGCGCCAGGCTGAACAGCGCTTGGCCAAAACGGTGATACGCGCGCCGCTTGCCGGTACTGTCATTGCGATTGATATCAAGATCGGCGAAACCGCCGTGCCGAGCACGCAGTCATTTGCCGGTTCGCAGATGATGACGATTGCTGATGTTGAAACGATGGTGCTGGAAGCCAATGTCGATGAAGCCGATATCGGAAAATTGTCGCCGGGCTTGCAAGCCGATATTTTCTCGGCGGCCTATCCTGATACCAAACTGACCGGTGTGGTCGATGAGATCCCGCTGGCGCCGAAGCGCAATGTTGGCGCGGTTGCCCAGAACAATGCCTTGAGCCGAACGTACAGCGTCAAGCTGAAACTCGTTGATGACGGCGATTTGATGTTGCGCCCTGGCATGACCTGCCGCACCGAAATCTTCAATAACACCAAAGGTGACACATTAGCCGTGCCGATTCAGGCGGTGGTCAGTGGTTCCGCGCTGGAAAAGCAGGAGGACGAGGACAGCCGCTCGACATTGAAAGCCGAAGACACTTACGCTGTTTGGATAGACCAGGACGGACGAGCGCAAAAGCGTATGGTAACGCTGGGCGTTGCCGATGATCGCTATCAGGAAGTGCTCAGTGGCTTGCAAGAGAACGATCGGGTTATCGTCGGCCCGCCCGCTTCGCTGCGACGTTTGACTGAAGGCGTCGACATCAAGGAAGCCGAGAAAAAGAGCAAAAAAGCCGACAAGAAAGCGGAAGCCACATCGTGA
- a CDS encoding sulfotransferase, with protein sequence MKLAAPFMQLPLLFNASLVTEELKNISEQEWMPHPQGFPGNSMLPLVAVNGDPTNEGFAGEMSPTPYLKRCPYLFQILATLRVPLGRTRLMRLSGNAEVTRHADQGYYWADRVRIHVPILTQPSVRFECGDAVVNMAAGECWIFDTWRQHRVLNDSAEQRIHLVVDTVGSEPFWMMVGAGRDHNKKNFANVWSPKHIEYDRDAEVNPRFERANVPTVMTPWELKARLGFILSEAPPSANTPMLRQNIAQFCRHWQALWAAFGEHKEGWADYQGAMNQFMQQIDQLCANVVLNNELNMASVVHTLVAKVAISGAQAWLGDGEIRGAAASGSSIKHHQVAPVDPMFDRPVFIVSSPRSGSTLLFETLLRSPSLLTIGGESHTLMETMSELSPATNGKGSNRLTSSDATPEVVAELRRRFYEALKSRDGSAEKSGRVRMLEKTPKNALRIPFLKTCFPEAVFLYLYRDPRETMGSMIDAWQSGRFNTYPNLPGWTGLPWSLLLTPGWEVLNGKSIAEIVAAQWESTTKIMIDDLASLPKKDVVVTTYHEFLRSPAKVIEQLCSTLNIRWDETIPEVLPLSKYTLSTPNSEKWRRHEEDIQRQLPRIEAAMSLAERFLNERNLALI encoded by the coding sequence ATGAAGCTTGCAGCACCATTCATGCAACTGCCCCTCCTGTTCAATGCCTCGCTCGTAACAGAAGAACTCAAGAACATCAGCGAACAAGAGTGGATGCCCCACCCGCAAGGATTTCCCGGTAATTCGATGTTGCCTTTAGTTGCCGTCAATGGCGATCCGACCAACGAAGGATTTGCCGGGGAAATGTCGCCAACACCATATTTGAAGCGATGCCCATATCTATTCCAGATTTTGGCAACTTTGCGAGTACCGCTCGGCAGAACGCGTTTAATGCGATTGAGTGGTAATGCAGAAGTCACGCGCCATGCTGATCAGGGTTACTACTGGGCAGATCGGGTCCGAATCCATGTGCCCATTCTTACACAACCATCGGTGAGATTTGAGTGTGGAGATGCGGTAGTCAACATGGCCGCCGGGGAGTGTTGGATTTTCGATACTTGGCGCCAGCATCGAGTATTGAATGACTCGGCAGAACAACGCATTCATCTGGTTGTCGATACCGTTGGTTCAGAGCCTTTCTGGATGATGGTGGGTGCAGGGCGTGACCACAATAAGAAGAACTTCGCGAATGTTTGGTCACCCAAGCACATTGAGTACGATCGGGATGCTGAGGTGAATCCACGTTTTGAACGGGCGAACGTACCGACAGTCATGACACCGTGGGAATTAAAAGCGCGACTTGGCTTTATTCTTTCCGAAGCCCCGCCGTCAGCAAACACCCCCATGCTAAGACAAAATATTGCGCAATTCTGCCGGCACTGGCAGGCATTATGGGCCGCTTTTGGAGAACACAAAGAAGGATGGGCAGACTACCAGGGTGCTATGAATCAATTCATGCAGCAAATTGATCAATTGTGCGCAAATGTCGTGCTCAACAATGAGTTGAACATGGCAAGTGTTGTCCATACGCTGGTCGCAAAAGTTGCCATAAGCGGAGCACAGGCATGGCTAGGTGACGGTGAGATAAGGGGAGCGGCTGCTTCGGGTTCTTCAATCAAGCATCATCAGGTAGCGCCTGTCGATCCGATGTTTGATCGACCGGTATTCATTGTTTCCTCACCTCGTTCGGGTTCTACGTTGCTTTTTGAAACGCTGCTGCGTTCACCAAGCCTTCTTACCATCGGCGGAGAAAGCCATACACTGATGGAGACAATGTCCGAGTTAAGTCCGGCAACGAACGGAAAAGGTTCAAATCGCTTAACCTCATCGGATGCGACGCCTGAAGTGGTCGCAGAGCTTCGCCGCAGATTTTATGAGGCGTTAAAGAGCCGCGATGGGTCAGCAGAGAAGAGCGGTCGAGTAAGAATGTTGGAGAAAACGCCGAAAAATGCGCTACGTATTCCGTTTCTGAAGACATGCTTCCCAGAGGCTGTGTTTTTGTATCTTTATCGTGATCCGCGCGAGACGATGGGCAGCATGATCGATGCATGGCAGTCTGGGCGTTTTAACACGTATCCCAATTTACCTGGCTGGACCGGATTGCCCTGGTCGCTATTGCTTACCCCCGGTTGGGAGGTGCTCAACGGGAAAAGTATTGCAGAAATTGTGGCAGCGCAGTGGGAGTCCACTACCAAAATTATGATTGATGATTTGGCATCGCTGCCGAAAAAAGATGTGGTCGTCACAACGTACCATGAGTTTCTACGATCCCCTGCGAAAGTCATTGAACAATTATGTTCAACGCTAAACATTCGATGGGATGAAACCATCCCTGAGGTCCTGCCGTTGTCAAAATATACGCTTTCCACGCCTAATAGTGAGAAGTGGCGTCGACACGAGGAGGACATTCAGAGGCAGCTGCCAAGAATAGAAGCCGCCATGTCATTGGCTGAACGATTTTTGAACGAGAGGAATCTTGCACTGATATAA
- a CDS encoding proprotein convertase P-domain-containing protein produces the protein MLKKLWLSASLGTLAMLSPTAFAAESLFVKSPSLDARLNAQSQMQAQRLANEFHHARVDADWRLNKQGWNQPAFDVTLPDGQRITLQRQHAYRNHAGTDVLVAKPGNGLLNLRSAATPAADSIFVNRDGQITGSIRYQGKLYSVRPTGHGQHAIIEVDESRMPADHPEHDYAALFDQAIQYQVPASTTADLSASANTVIKLLVNYTQGAKNAVADIDGLIDLAVAETNQGYVNSGINITVEVAHRAQTSYSESSNISTDRDRYAATNDGYMDEIHTQRDQYGADVGVLILNNSAACGVAKAIGATAATAFAVVHHSCATGYYSFAHEIGHLQGARHDPATDPSTTPYAYGHGYRAPNNAWRTVMAYNCSPSCTRINYWSTPNRTYGDGQVMGTSSQSDNARVLNQTAATIAGFRGDTTPPPPGDTFTNDGNYNIPDNNSTGIQSPIAATGSGTAGTVKVDVRIIHTYIGDLIVDLIAPDGSVYNLHNRSGGGADNLIQSYNVNASSENRAGTWNLRVRDRARVDTGYIDSWSITFN, from the coding sequence ATGCTCAAGAAATTATGGTTGTCAGCGAGCCTTGGCACGCTGGCGATGCTATCGCCTACGGCTTTTGCGGCCGAGTCCTTGTTTGTCAAATCGCCATCGCTGGATGCGCGCCTGAATGCGCAGTCGCAAATGCAGGCTCAGCGCCTGGCGAATGAATTTCATCATGCCCGCGTCGATGCCGACTGGCGTTTGAATAAGCAGGGCTGGAATCAACCGGCGTTTGATGTGACGCTGCCTGATGGTCAGCGCATCACCTTGCAACGCCAGCATGCCTATCGCAACCATGCTGGCACCGATGTGCTGGTCGCCAAACCCGGCAACGGTTTGCTGAATTTGCGCAGCGCCGCTACGCCAGCTGCCGACAGTATCTTCGTCAATCGTGATGGCCAAATCACCGGCAGCATTCGTTATCAGGGCAAGCTGTACAGTGTGCGTCCGACCGGCCACGGCCAGCATGCCATTATCGAAGTCGACGAATCGCGGATGCCGGCCGATCACCCGGAACACGATTACGCCGCGCTGTTTGATCAGGCCATTCAATATCAGGTGCCAGCCTCGACCACTGCCGATCTTTCGGCGAGCGCCAACACAGTGATCAAATTGCTGGTCAACTATACCCAAGGCGCGAAAAACGCCGTTGCTGATATCGATGGCCTGATTGATTTGGCCGTTGCTGAAACCAATCAGGGCTATGTAAACAGTGGCATCAATATCACCGTGGAAGTCGCGCACCGGGCGCAAACCAGTTACAGCGAATCGAGCAATATCTCGACCGACCGCGATCGCTATGCGGCGACCAACGATGGTTATATGGACGAGATTCACACTCAGCGCGATCAATACGGCGCCGATGTCGGCGTGCTGATTCTGAACAACAGTGCGGCTTGCGGTGTTGCCAAAGCGATTGGTGCCACGGCTGCGACAGCATTCGCCGTTGTCCATCACAGCTGCGCCACCGGTTATTACTCGTTTGCGCACGAGATTGGCCACCTGCAAGGCGCCCGTCACGACCCCGCTACCGATCCGTCGACAACACCCTATGCCTACGGTCACGGTTATCGGGCGCCGAACAACGCCTGGCGCACGGTCATGGCCTACAATTGTTCGCCGTCCTGCACCCGCATCAATTACTGGTCGACACCGAACCGCACCTATGGCGATGGCCAGGTCATGGGCACCAGCTCCCAGTCTGACAATGCCCGGGTGCTGAACCAGACCGCCGCCACCATTGCCGGCTTCCGTGGTGACACCACGCCACCACCGCCAGGCGACACCTTCACCAACGATGGCAACTACAACATCCCGGACAACAACTCGACCGGAATTCAAAGCCCGATCGCTGCGACCGGTTCCGGCACTGCGGGTACCGTCAAAGTTGATGTGCGCATCATTCACACCTATATCGGTGATTTGATTGTCGATTTGATTGCCCCGGATGGCAGCGTCTACAACCTGCATAACCGCAGCGGTGGTGGTGCCGACAACCTGATCCAGTCGTACAACGTCAACGCCAGCAGCGAGAATCGCGCCGGCACCTGGAACCTGCGTGTCCGTGACCGGGCGCGGGTGGATACCGGCTATATCGATTCCTGGTCGATCACGTTCAACTGA